The following are encoded together in the Brassica napus cultivar Da-Ae chromosome A9, Da-Ae, whole genome shotgun sequence genome:
- the LOC125578197 gene encoding L-2-hydroxyglutarate dehydrogenase, mitochondrial-like — protein MKQIEETPIRKAHQHLWYLCTTTFASGEDSKKKKKMLASLGRRWTRLSKRNLKPTWKLLNGRGVSGGAETIAKERVDAVVIGAGVVGLAVARELSLRGREVLILDAASSFGTVTSSRNSEVIHAGIYYPPNSLKAKFCVRGRELLYRYCSEHGIVHRKIGKLVVATGSSEIPKLDLLMHLGTLNGVSGLRMLEGFEAMRMEPELRCVKALLSPESGIVDTHSFMLSLVGQAENSHATFSYNTVVLSGRVEEEKMHLFVAETGSVESRCEGVVAELELIPNLVVNSAGLGAQALAKRFHGLGHRFIPSSHYARGCYFTLSGAKSPPFDKLVYPIPEEGGLGVHVTVDLNGLVKFGPDVEWIECRDDTSSFLNKFDYGVNPQRAEKFYPEIRKYYPDLKDGSLEPGYSGIRPKLSGPKQHPVDFIIQGEETHGVPGLVNLFGIESPGLTSSLAIAEHIANKFL, from the exons ATGAAACAGATAGAAGAAAC CCCAATAAGAAAAGCCCATCAGCATTTATGGTATCTATGCACTACCACATTTGCTTCAGGAGAAgattcaaagaagaagaagaagatgctagCTTCTCTTGGTAGAAGATGGACGAGATTGTCAAAGAGGAATCTAAAACCAACCTGGAAACTGCTCAACGGAAGAGGAGTAAGCGGCGGAGCGGAAACTATAGCTAAAGAGAGAGTCGACGCCGTCGTGATCGGTGCCGGAGTCGTGGGTTTAGCGGTGGCGCGCGAGCTCAGTCTCCGCGGGAGAGAAGTGCTTATCCTCGACGCCGCGTCATCGTTCGGCACAGTCACGAGTTCCCGCAACAGCGAGGTCATCCACGCCGGAATCTATTATCCTCCAAACTCTCTAAAG GCCAAGTTTTGTGTAAGAGGGAGGGAACTGTTGTATAGGTATTGCTCTGAACATGGAATCGTTCACAGGAAGATTGGTAAGCTTGTGGTTGCTACAGGATCATCTGAGATACCGAAGCTTGATCTGTTGATGCATCTTGGAACTTTGAATGGAGTCTCGGGTTTAAGGATGTTGGAAGGTTTTGAAGCAATGAGGATGGAGCCGGAGCTTCGATGTGTTAAAGCATTGCTGTCTCCTGAGTCTGGGATTGTGGATACGCATTCCTTCATGCTATCTTTAGTG GGACAAGCAGAGAACAGTCACGCAACGTTCTCATACAATACAGTGGTTTTAAGCGGTCGTgttgaagaagagaagatgCATTTGTTTGTTGCTGAAACTGGATCGGTTGAGTCTCGGTGTGAGGGAGTAGTAGCTGAGCTTGAGCTGATACCTAACCTCGTTGTTAACTCCGCGGGGTTAGGTGCTCAAGCTCTGGCAAAGAGATTCCATGGGTTAGGTCACCGGTTCATTCCTTCGTCTCACTATGCTCGTGGATGCTACTTCACGCTGTCCGGTGCTAAGTCTCCTCCTTTTGATAAACTTGTGTATCCTATACCTGAGGAAGGAGGTCTTGGTGTTCATGTCACTGTTGATTTGAATGGGCTTGTGAAGTTTGGTCCTGATGTTGAGTGGATTGAATGCAGAGACGACACATCAAGCTTCCTCAACAA ATTTGATTATGGTGTAAACCCACAACGAGCTGAGAAATTCTACCCAGAGATCAGAAAGTACTACCCTGATCTCAAAGATGGATCATTGGAACCGGGTTATTCAGGCATCCGTCCCAAGCTTTCCGGACCAAAACAGCATCCAGTAGATTTTATCATACAG GGAGAGGAGACTCATGGAGTTCCTGGTCTTGTGAATCTCTTTGGCATCGAGTCGCCTGGTTTGACTTCAAGCTTGGCTATAGCAGAACATATAGCAAACAAGTTCTTATGA
- the LOC125578453 gene encoding ABSCISIC ACID-INSENSITIVE 5-like protein 2, whose translation MDSHREARSHQSLNRQGSLYSLTLDEVQTHLGSSGKALGSMNLDELLKSVCSVDGNQPSSLAAHEGLSRQGSLTLPRDLSKKTVEEVWKDIQQDKNGGGSGHERRDKQPTLGEMTLEDLLLKAGVVTETVPGSNHGNGSAGMEQNIAQVAPWVQYHQLPSMPQPQSFMPYPVADMQAMVSQSSLMGGLSDTQTPGRKRVASGEVVEKTVERKQKRMIKNRESAARSRARKQAYTHELEIKVSRLEEENERLRRQKEVEKILPSAPPPLDPKRQLRRTSSAPF comes from the exons ATGGATTCTCACAGGGAAGCTAGATCTCATCAGTCTTTGAATAGGCAAGGCTCTCTCTATAGCTTAACACTCGACGAGGTCCAAACCCACTTGGGGAGTTCTGGTAAAGCGCTTGGAAGCATGAATCTTGACGAGCTTCTCAAGAGTGTGTGCTCTGTTGATGGTAATCAGCCATCTTCCTTGGCAGCTCATGAAGGTCTCTCTCGTCAGGGGAGTTTGACTTTACCGCGGGATCTAAGCAAAAAGACAGTTGAAGAGGTCTGGAAAGACATTCAGCAGGATAAGAATGGAGGTGGTAGTGGTCATGAGAGGAGAGATAAGCAGCCTACCTTAGGTGAAATGACGCTTGAGGATTTGTTGTTGAAAGCAGGAGTGGTCACCGAGACAGTTCCTGGTTCGAACCATGGGAATGGTAGTGCTGGTATGGAGCAAAACATAGCTCAGGTTGCCCCATGGGTTCAGTATCATCAGCTTCCGTCAATGCCACAGCCTCAGTCGTTCATGCCGTATCCGGTTGCAGACATGCAAGCAATGGTGTCTCAGTCTTCTTTGATGGGTGGTTTATCAGATACGCAAACTCCAGGGAGGAAGAGGGTAGCTTCAGGGGAAGTTGTGGAGAAGACTGTAGAGAGGAAACAGAAGAGGATGATTAAGAACAGAGAGTCTGCTGCTCGTTCTCGAGCTAGGAAACAG GCTTACACTCATGAGCTAGAGATCAAAGTTTCACGgttagaagaagaaaacgaaagaCTCAGGAGGCAAAAG GAGGTAGAGAAGATCCTCCCAAGTGCACCACCACCACTTGATCCCAAGAGGCAGCTGAGGAGGACAAGCTCAGCTCCTTTCTGA